AACCGGCCGGAGTTCATGGGCGCCGCCATCAACGCGGTAGGCAAGGCGATCACGGACCACCTGGCAGAGAAGCAGGCGACCACCGCCTAAAAGGTCCTGCGCACGTCTTCAGGGCACGACCAGGATCTTGCAGTGCCGGTCCGGTTCGGCCAGCTCCGCGAACGCCCCAGGTACCCCGTCTACTGGTACCTCTCCGCTGATGATCGGACCCACGTCTATCCGCCCCTCGGCGATGGCCAGCAGTGAATCGTTGAATTCCTGTGGGTCGTAACCAAGCACGAAGCGGATGTCGATCTCCTTGCTGATCGCCCAGAAGGGGACGACCGAGTCGCTGCCCATGCACACACCGACGACCACGACGCGGCTGTTCAGGGGAGCGGCCCGCAGGATCTCGTTGATCATTCCGGGTACGCCGACCGCCTCGAAGACAACCAGCTGGCGGCCGCCCCCCGTTCGCTGCCATGCGTCCCACGAGGGTTCCTCGGCCGGGTCGACGCTCTCGTGCGCCCCCACCGTCAGGGCGAGCTCCCGCCGAACCGTCGAGAAGTCGGCCGCGACGATCGGCTCGATACCCCGGAGCTTCAACGCCGCGATCACGGCGATGCCTATCGGTCCGCAGCCCAGGACCAGTGCACCCTCGCCCTGTGCGATGTGTGACCGGTTGACGGCGTGCAAACCGACCGCCATCGGCTCGGTCAGGGCGGCCCGCTTGGCGTCGAGCCCGTTCGGCACTACCTGCAGCAGGGGCGCGGAGAGGAGCATCCTCTGGCTGTAGCCGCACGGAAAGTCGTTGCTGTAGACCAGAGTTTCCACCCCGCTCATGGTCACCATTACCGGCAA
This sequence is a window from Acidimicrobiales bacterium. Protein-coding genes within it:
- a CDS encoding zinc-binding dehydrogenase, whose translation is MKAAVLRQGHVVVDEFADPRPSFGQVLVDVKACGICGSDLHFVKHGEEMLRLAGEMRGLPEFGDARTDLGRDVFMGHEFAAEVVEAGPDTESPPAGTLVTSLPVMVTMSGVETLVYSNDFPCGYSQRMLLSAPLLQVVPNGLDAKRAALTEPMAVGLHAVNRSHIAQGEGALVLGCGPIGIAVIAALKLRGIEPIVAADFSTVRRELALTVGAHESVDPAEEPSWDAWQRTGGGRQLVVFEAVGVPGMINEILRAAPLNSRVVVVGVCMGSDSVVPFWAISKEIDIRFVLGYDPQEFNDSLLAIAEGRIDVGPIISGEVPVDGVPGAFAELAEPDRHCKILVVP